Sequence from the Numida meleagris isolate 19003 breed g44 Domestic line chromosome 2, NumMel1.0, whole genome shotgun sequence genome:
ctaatattaaacaaaaaaagaagcagtagGAATTTTTAAGACTTCTGAACAAAAGTAACagcaggattttgtttttaaagtcgTTTCTGGGTACAAGTACTTGAAGTTGTGCTGTACATATCaaagccagcacagctcctgtctCACCAAGATTTAAAAGCCGGCTGGCACAACTGCTCGAGAAAGTGTAGCTTTGTGCCACGTCTGCATTCTgcagaagcaaaactgaaaacaaaattcacagaCAAGCctgagtatttttaaatatgacaCAGAAAAGATTTGCTAGGTCTGAGAAGCTGCTTATTAAAGATCTGATTTTACATTATTGACAGTGTTGCGGCATACAAAGAATGTTCCTCAAAGCGTAAAGTTTCCAAAACAATATTGAACTCTCAAAGTACTGTGTACATCTAGAAAGCTGGACGCTACCCAACAAGGTATCTGCTGCTGCAAGTAGAATGGCCAGCATTATCGGCTTCAATTTTAACTTTCCGTTCTACATTGACAGCCCTTTAGCTCACCAAGTCAGTCTAGAAACAGCTTCAGCAATAGTTTTAAGGGTTTAAATATAACTGGATATAAATAATTCGTATGCCTGTAGGAATCTAACTCAGAATACCAGAACAAGAGATCTGGAAGCTTGGCGATAATCAACTGTTACAAGCTTCCCTAAGCATCTGAGTCTGATCCCTGTGAGGAACAGCACACCTGATCAAGTGACTCTGATCTCATCCAATGCGGCCGTTTCTGTGTTTCTACACAAAATGAGTTAGCTGCAAGTTAGGAAACGTTGGAGTAACACTTAATTGTCGTATCTATTCTACAACACTTTAtagcactatttttttcctatgaaataaatatgcaatATATAAAACACTGATGTAATGCAAAAGGAAGTGTTAAGGAACATTAAAAACCCAACTCCATCAACTTGTTATCTGCTGCTTGTAAAGGAAAATTTTACAAAAAGCTTTGACATGCAGAGATTCAAAGTTGGTGCTATGTGAAATGTTGGGGAATACTTGCAGCAACCTTCATAATTTCACTGGTATACATTACAAAACTGAATAATGAAGTGAAAGTGATGCTCAACCCATCTCAAAGGTGTATTATAGCAAAAGGAAGATTCTTACCCGTAAAAGTGTTCTTACTTCTTGTTCAATTGCAGACTGAGTTTCAGGGCTAACTTTACCGGTGTCGGTATAGGTCATTACAccaagctaaacaaacaaacaagaaaatctttGTCTTGCCATTGTGGCAACATTTCACTTAAAACACTCTGTAAGAGCTTAATCACCCATTGCTTCTCCTTGCAAACCAATAAAATTGTTCACAAAATGTTTACCAAAGGATttcaaacagaaacagcaaaacaagaagtCTATCCATGAACTATGTAGTCACTGCAGAGCCCTGCTTCCGCAGGTCATAGTACAGAACCTTAAgtacttcatttaaaaagaaaacaaatcctcaGACTACTAACACTTAAGGGATAACAGTGATACAAAAGTAGTTCCTTCAGATGCTAACAAAACTCAACATTTCCTTTACCCTGCCCAACATGGTAACATTATTCTCAgttccaaaatgttttgttatgctcaatttttttttcctgtagaccTTAGTAACTTTCAAGGTCATTTTGAGGAGATGATCTTTCAAGCTGATTTTTAAACTGCCAAATACACAGGTTTTACAATTCAGTTTTCCATAGCAGGGCCAATCATAAAGCCTTCCTTTTTGGCAGAACTACTTTGCCTCTCATCACTGACAACCAGTTACTGAACATTTCTGCGTagcacataaatatttaagcacTGACGATACACTACCTTCTCACTCATTCCAAATCTAGTCACCATCAGTTTTGCAATTTTAGTAGCGTTGTCAAAATCACTGGAAGCACCTAGATAgcaaacaaatttaaattaattactgAAACCAAGTTAAGCATGGCTGTTCATGAACTCTGATCAGAAATTCTTCTAACTACTGATGACTTGACCTGTTGTGATGTGATCACTTCCAAATATGAGCTCTTCCGCTACTCTTCCTCCCATGCAGACATCCATCTGTGCAAGCAACTGGGATCTAGTTTCACTCCACCTGTCGTTTTCTGGGAGCAAAGACACctggaagataaaaaaaacGCAGtcatgtaacagaatactgaaATAATCTGAAAAGCGTTCTTGTTTGAATCCTAAGAGGATGCAAGGGTTTTTATGCAATCATGCAAGTGCTCTAGGCCTCCTTCTAGGCTATGACCTCATCAGGTCTGCTTGGTCTACTAACTGAAATAGCTTCCTTTGAGCCACGAGCACCAAAGAAGTTATCTCACTTAATACCAGAAGCTTTCAGGTAGGACCAGAAACAGAACAATCTATTCTATCCATTTCTCCCTATTTTCTACATTTGAACTGAGCACAAATCAACTTCCTGGAGGATTGAGAccaattactttatttttctgaacacaTTAACTTGCATAAAGTTCCACAGAAACAGACAGAGTGGAACTACGCTTCTTCTTTCCTGCCAGTAGCTACCAAGCACTTACACAGAAGTAATATCTATGCTAGAAACTAGATAATCAACTAATTAGGTGTAGGAGAAGTCACAATAGACAAAAAACAACTGGATAAAGTGTGTTTGCATTAAAAGTACAGCTGAGCAATGTCACTACTCTCCAGTCCTTTAGACATTCTTCCaagtgctgcctgcaggtgctATTTTAACTGCAGCAGAATCAAATCATTACATTAGCACGTGCTACTGTATTTCTGAATGAAGAATATTTGTACCACACAAGAGACAACCAGCTTTCCAAGAGATGCTCAAATGGAAAATCTCAATATATTCCAATAAGCATTATAACATAAGGACAACAAGTAGCGCTGCTGGCAAAATCCTCAACAACATTTAGCAGTAAaccaatagaaaaaaatcataaaaatactCACGTGCCCAAGGGTTGTTCCTCGTGTCATGATCGTAGCCTTGTTGATAGGCATTGCATCCTTCGTATAGTACGCGATGATTGCATGTCCAGACTCGTGGTAAGCAgtgatggttttgtttttttcatcaaTTTCTACACTTCTGCGTTCAGGTCCTTAAGAGGAAGAAACATTAAACAAACTTGTCTGTACAGCTGACCACCGCGATACACATGGACTGTACATACTCAGAGTACAAAGTAGCAGTTGAACAGCACACAAGCAAAACTAAACTCCTACTTGTATGCACTTCGCATTCAATGAGCATTAATTAACATCTAAAATTGACCTACCCTGTACTTCACAGCCAAGCAGCTTCTAAAGGAATAGACTGAAGTGAATCTGCATATCTGATGAAATTGCACTTCTTCTCTCAAGTTTGAACAGAAGAGATTTTAAGTCTATACATTACAGGTGTTTGTGTTGTGTTACCATCTGACAGTTGAATAGGAGTTCCAGGTTTCTGGTTACCTATTCTCCTCCACATATTCCTAAATGGACGCCTTCCTCTGGGTTCAAGTATAAAATGCATCATTTCTGATAGAGCATCAAGCTTTAAAGAATGCATTCTATACTAGATTTAACATAATTACTCTCTGGCCTCAAATTCTATTCAGAATTAACAGAAGATGCATTTgtttaaaaccaacaaaaagccTCTCTTCTTCTATAAAAGTataaatcacacacacacaaaactgcTTTAACATATACCTATGTGTTATGTACATTATATCCTACCCATCAGAATTTTGTCCTTGGAGAATTCTAATTCCTTCATGGTTACCATATCTTTTCCATCAACGGCTGCCTTTAAGGCAGCTTGATTTACAAGATTCTCAAGCTCTGCTCCAGAAAAACCAACAGTGCCTCGTGCAATTATTTCTGGATCAACggctgtggggaaaaaagaaagtcattaGGGTCCACATTGCTCCTGAAAAAATCTTCCACCACGAACAGACATCAAGAAACGATCAAATTATGAGCAAGAATCACATTCTATTAAAAATTTTGCATTCAACAGAAGTGTTCAAGCTTTAGAAGAAATGAATGCTGATGTTTAAAGCTGCTATGACCTGTTCAGGGGTGGTAAGAAACACTCAGAAAACTATCTTAACACTACATACTAGATCATTGTGTTTTACTGTGGTTTTTTGGGGATTTTCTAAGGTACGTGGTAAGGAAACTGCTGCTGTTGGAATAAAGGACTGAGACAGAGTGAGCTGGTTGAGTATGAACAATTACATCAAAAGATAATGTAATAACATATTTACTTACATTGATCATACTTGATTTTATTAAGATACCATTTCAGAATTTCCGTACGACCTCTTACATCAGGCTTGGGAACAGTAACTTGCATGTCAAAGCGACCAGGGCGAATTAAAGCACTGAGGGGAAAGGATGATTTAATACATTGACGCAAAAATGCTGCAGTAAACTGTTACTAAGAGATACGAGGAAGACAAATCTAGCTGATCTTTCTAAAGGCATCTACGTAAACTACATCTCGTTCCTTATTTGTGGCTAAAAAGTCACATTACCGACCaattttaaatggttttgtatttgtaaataaagtAGTATCTTACTTTATATTGTTAACTACTACTAAAATGCACTGCAAATAAGGAATGTAGCCAGTCTAAGTAGAAAATCCTGCAGAAGTTTTAGTTATTTAGAAGCAGGTTAGATATTTCTTGATATTTAACTCAACAATCTTTTAAGTGCCAAGAACTATTCAATTTACAAATCTCTTTAGCTGAAAATACCTCCAACTAAAACACTGTAGTAATTAAAAATTACCGAAGCAAGCTTtagttgtgctttttttaaatacgCGTGCCATGGAAGCGATCAGTGTGTTATACTCACTTATCCAATGCTTCAGGGAAGTTTGTTGCACCAATGATAACAACACCTTCATTGGGTTTAAAGctgtatttagaaaaaaagcaagaacgCATTTTTATCTCtaatttacacttttttttaaatgacttctaTTTCTTACTAGGGATGACTTCAACTGACCACTCAAAGAAGGCCCATCCCAAACCACATTTGATCCACTAATGACCATGTTTAACCCAGTAACTGCCTGAAAAGCATGCCCCGATCTCAGAGCTGAGATCTGAtgtgaaatgatttaaaataactgcagaTATTATGCTACTCAAACTTAGAAGCTTCTATGTTACTTAAGGCCATTAATGATGACTTTCTGCTACTGCCAACAGTAACACAAGagcattttcatagaatcatataaatTTATATCCttaaaagcactttaaaaagtTATGAAAATCAAAGCTGTCAAGGAAGACAAATTCACCCAAATATTCAAAATACTGACCAACACCTTCTACGTCCTCAGAACCCAGATATTTACCCATCCATTTCAGCGAGAAGTTGATTGATGGTCTGCCTTGAGTACGGATGCATTGGAGATTCAATTCTCTTCCCACCAACAGAGTCCAACTCATCAATAAATATAACACACGGCgcatttgcttttgcttcccctgacaaaacaaaaatagctgaagGACACTTCAACCACACCAACTAACAGGAAGCACAGGATGCAATTCAGCATCCTCCTATTCTATTAGTCTTGCATTATGAAACATTGTATCATCACCAAAACTGTCTCAATTTTAGCctccatttcagaaaatatatatcATTCTTGAAGCAACACAGAGAAGCAAGTTCTTCACCTCTATACCAGCTTCTATATTCTTATCATGCTAGAAAAAATTGTAAGTGCAGCAGATTGAGAAAGTCATCCTATCTTCTGTCAGCTCCACAGAACAATTTCACAGGCTCAGGTACAAAACAACCTATTAAGtaaaaacaatgttatttttatagCGCCTGCCTGTTATCTAACAGTGAAAGACATCATCCTCAGGCTTACaggtaatgaaaacaaaataaaatacagtaataaaCTTGAAGATAAGACTTATACACGTGTACCAGGATGCAGATCATCTCATCCAGCCAGACATACATGTAATGTCGATGTTAAGGTACAAATCAGCTATCTAAACCTCTGTAATCAACAGGaagaaatgcacattttgttcccttccaaatgaagaaagcaaCATTTCTTCTACAAATGCAAGTCACCTTCTACAATGTTGAGGTATGACATCTTACATGTAAAAGAGACGTTTGCTTCCCCCTCAACACCCTTggtaatatttatttacatagtTAGAGAAAGCCTCTCTTGTGCAAACTGTCAACCTAAAGAGATAATTAAGAGTTTCATTATAAAGCCCTTTATTCTGCGTCCATTGAAGGGAGCAAGATTGGCATTTTACGGTaattaaattacaaattaaaatattatttttagtttatagAAGACTGCATCTCTGATTAAATACATTCTATTCTCAGTGGGAATGCTGTAAGATCAGTTATAATCTTGCTACAATTTCAATTTGACCACCAAGTGTCTACAGCTAGTTGTTGCTCATGGAAATCTAAGACACTGACACACTTATGGCTTTATTTGTTCTCCTGATACGGTGCTATCTTCCAGTAACCAAAGCTGCACCTTATCAAAGCTCATACTTTCACCACCTGTAAACAACACTGAATACTCAATCTTGCACGTTGGAAGATTTCAAAAACACGAATGCTCAACTTACTGAATAGGCTTCGGATGCGACTCGCTCCCACACCAACAAACATCTCATCGAACTCTGACCCAGAGGCATAATAAAATGGCACATCAGCTTCACCAGCTACAGCTCGGGCAAGAAGAGTTTTGCCAGTACCAGGTGGTCCAACCAACAGAatacctgaaagaaaatatcaaagaaaaacaaccgAACAACAACAAATCCATACAGCCTTATTATACAGCTGTGTCTTCCATGCATTAAAGGAATTTACATTTGGCTTCAGAAAGCTGTTAGTAACTTATTTCAGACACTGCTCATTTCTTGCAGTAAGAAGGGGCTTCCTTTCGAAGATCGAGAGTCTGATCCACATttaaacaactacaaaaaagGTTTGGAAGACTATCAAATAAAAGCTGAAACGGGATGTATTCCATGAAGTTATCACAGAGGTTAGCAGCGGAAATCCTAATAGCATCTTCTGTGTGTTGGATGCTTAACAAGGTTAACACAAAAAAGCCTAacaaaaatataagaaaagGTTTGGCCTAttaacagagggaagaaaggaaaagtcagCTCTGTGTGCAAACTGACACAGGACTGCATATCACGGCATCACGGTTTGTTAGATTGCTAGGCATATGacaaaaattaaagaattaaagagGGAGAATCATCTATAATTCTGTAAAACACTCAAAGGTTATCAGTAAGAAACTGATGGGAAGGGAGAATGTATTCATCAGattatccatttttaaagatttaataCATATTTCATTCCAGaatgaacagaatttttttttccttttttcaataAACAGCCTCACAACTGCCCTAGACTTGTGTGTTTGCTCTAAAATAAGATGGTCAAGCCTTTTCTGAAAGcgttgctttttaaaattaaataattccAAGTAgctgattttaaaagcagccCTTTAATGCAAAAAACTCCTGCGTATTAACTGAGAAACTCCAGAAGACATGGGAAGCTTTCTTTAACCTAGGACAGATCCCTTCACCTAAGACAGATTCTTTTTTGAAGGTTAATTAAATTAGAAGATTTTGGAGATCTTTTCTGCGTTATCTTGGGTatgcatttaaatgaaattcatgTTACATACATACATTCAGTTACATACGTACCTCTCAAACAAGAAAAGgtacaaaagaattaaaaactttGGTCACAGGAAGCCACtaactttagaaaaaaatatatatctttataGGGACAATTAAAAGgtggaaataaaggaaagagatCTAGAAAACCTCTGGGCTACATAGTTTTTTACTCAAAAAGACATTAATACCAAATATACCTAAATTTATTAGTAAGTATTTTTTAACTACTATGTATGTTCAGTGACAAAGAATCTCATTTTGGAGTACCCTTTAATAAAGAAGCTTTCACAACACTCCAATTTGAAGATACACTTGTTCCTCAAACATTTGAAATAAGGAAACTACAAATGCCTAACATTGTTTTACTATTTATCTCAACTATAAACTAACCAGAACAGGGGTATTTAGTACCGTTTTGGTCGTGTACCTTTTTGACtccaaaaccaaaggaaaaaatattcagagattAGTCTGTAAATCAGTCATTCCACACGGAACAATGCTACAAAAGGTGCCCATGACTACATACAGTTCTCACTCCTGCTGAGCAATGATTCTTACCTTTTGGAAGTTTACCTCCTAGTACAGTAAATTTATGTGGGTTTTTCAGGAATTCTACAACTTCCTGCAATTCCTGTTTAGCTTCTTCAACCTACACATCAAAAGCATGTCAGAAAAGTCAATAAGCATTCATAAAATGCTGCATCTTTTTTTGTAGATAGACTTTGTACTACAGACTTAGATAActttatttcaacaaaaatataaaatggaaggaaaggagatAAGAGTACCACAGAATTTTTGTATTGATACCAAGTCTATTTCCTAGAACTGTTTACATGAATCAGTAACACTGAAGTTAATAAAACTAAGGAATAATCAAACAGTTCAGGACTAGATCTGACCAACAAGaca
This genomic interval carries:
- the YME1L1 gene encoding ATP-dependent zinc metalloprotease YME1L1 isoform X1, with protein sequence MKEWKEASLVLYRMLLKWDPKGENVKETSGSHLYSTTGKIQATVPLSHLINAFHSPKPTTTTASTTSVQPAQRDTASEHDPQNSESVLHFKDLGLSDLKPNQYKELVNRLLPGFYTDNKVSSRWHTSYVSAESFFENKHGFVDIFSALRSSCLYTRHPNPLQNFCSELRSWPVYVQSRSFKTLRSRSRRLQSTSEQFTETKSSLPSLLKGFILRKRRIDVENLDALMKTKNIPEAHQDAFKTGFAEGFLKAQVFLQKTLDSLRRSRLLSFFLFVLCFYLAIYSSFLPGKGSFSDAVRFRTSSIFDAAVDPIQLKNVTFEHVKGVEEAKQELQEVVEFLKNPHKFTVLGGKLPKGILLVGPPGTGKTLLARAVAGEADVPFYYASGSEFDEMFVGVGASRIRSLFREAKANAPCVIFIDELDSVGGKRIESPMHPYSRQTINQLLAEMDGFKPNEGVVIIGATNFPEALDNALIRPGRFDMQVTVPKPDVRGRTEILKWYLNKIKYDQSVDPEIIARGTVGFSGAELENLVNQAALKAAVDGKDMVTMKELEFSKDKILMGPERRSVEIDEKNKTITAYHESGHAIIAYYTKDAMPINKATIMTRGTTLGHVSLLPENDRWSETRSQLLAQMDVCMGGRVAEELIFGSDHITTGASSDFDNATKIAKLMVTRFGMSEKLGVMTYTDTGKVSPETQSAIEQEVRTLLRDSYERAKNILKTHAKEHKNLAEALLKYETLDAKEIQIVLEGKKLEVR
- the YME1L1 gene encoding ATP-dependent zinc metalloprotease YME1L1 isoform X2, whose product is MFSFSTVQPQATVPLSHLINAFHSPKPTTTTASTTSVQPAQRDTASEHDPQNSESVLHFKDLGLSDLKPNQYKELVNRLLPGFYTDNKVSSRWHTSYVSAESFFENKHGFVDIFSALRSSCLYTRHPNPLQNFCSELRSWPVYVQSRSFKTLRSRSRRLQSTSEQFTETKSSLPSLLKGFILRKRRIDVENLDALMKTKNIPEAHQDAFKTGFAEGFLKAQVFLQKTLDSLRRSRLLSFFLFVLCFYLAIYSSFLPGKGSFSDAVRFRTSSIFDAAVDPIQLKNVTFEHVKGVEEAKQELQEVVEFLKNPHKFTVLGGKLPKGILLVGPPGTGKTLLARAVAGEADVPFYYASGSEFDEMFVGVGASRIRSLFREAKANAPCVIFIDELDSVGGKRIESPMHPYSRQTINQLLAEMDGFKPNEGVVIIGATNFPEALDNALIRPGRFDMQVTVPKPDVRGRTEILKWYLNKIKYDQSVDPEIIARGTVGFSGAELENLVNQAALKAAVDGKDMVTMKELEFSKDKILMGPERRSVEIDEKNKTITAYHESGHAIIAYYTKDAMPINKATIMTRGTTLGHVSLLPENDRWSETRSQLLAQMDVCMGGRVAEELIFGSDHITTGASSDFDNATKIAKLMVTRFGMSEKLGVMTYTDTGKVSPETQSAIEQEVRTLLRDSYERAKNILKTHAKEHKNLAEALLKYETLDAKEIQIVLEGKKLEVR